One region of Bacterioplanoides sp. SCSIO 12839 genomic DNA includes:
- the hflC gene encoding protease modulator HflC: MSPKAMIAVIILGIGVLVASQGLYVVNETERAIKLQFGEIVDADIKPGLHWKSPLIQNVKRFDARVLTLDTNPSRFLTAGKKYVIVDSFAKWRIKDVRAYYKATSGDRFQASNLLANLVNKGLRDEIAARSLHEVVSGERDELMTKLTAELNTETQDDLGIEILDVRVKAVDLPDDLSNSVYNRMSAEREREAREHRSQGKELAEGIEADADRQKTIIEAEAYREAERTKGEGDAQAAKIYAKAYNKDPEFYAFTRSLKAYEETFKQNDVILLKPDSDFFRYMKDAEGK, from the coding sequence ATGTCTCCGAAAGCTATGATTGCTGTCATTATTCTGGGTATTGGTGTATTGGTCGCCAGCCAGGGCCTGTATGTGGTGAATGAAACCGAACGTGCCATCAAATTGCAGTTTGGTGAAATTGTTGATGCTGATATTAAACCGGGCCTGCATTGGAAAAGCCCGTTGATTCAGAACGTAAAACGTTTTGATGCACGTGTATTAACCTTGGATACCAACCCATCACGCTTCCTGACGGCCGGTAAAAAATACGTGATCGTGGATTCTTTTGCCAAATGGCGAATTAAAGATGTGCGTGCTTACTACAAAGCAACATCTGGTGATCGCTTCCAGGCTTCTAACCTGCTAGCTAACCTGGTGAACAAAGGCCTGCGTGATGAAATTGCTGCTCGCTCTTTGCACGAAGTGGTTTCCGGTGAACGTGATGAGTTGATGACCAAGCTGACCGCTGAACTGAATACCGAAACTCAGGATGATCTGGGTATCGAAATTCTGGATGTTCGCGTAAAAGCCGTTGACCTGCCGGATGACCTGAGTAACTCGGTATACAACCGTATGTCGGCCGAGCGTGAGCGTGAAGCTCGTGAACACCGTTCTCAGGGTAAAGAGCTGGCCGAAGGTATTGAAGCGGATGCGGATCGTCAGAAGACAATCATTGAAGCCGAAGCGTATCGTGAAGCGGAGCGCACCAAAGGTGAAGGGGATGCACAGGCCGCTAAGATCTACGCCAAAGCGTATAACAAAGATCCTGAGTTTTACGCCTTTACCCGTAGCTTAAAAGCCTATGAAGAAACCTTTAAGCAGAACGATGTGATTCTGTTGAAGCCTGATAGCGACTTCTTCCGTTATATGAAGGATGCTGAAGGCAAATAA
- the mutL gene encoding DNA mismatch repair endonuclease MutL encodes MTSRIHLLSPRLANQIAAGEVVERPANIVKELVENSLDAGADRIEIDAEQGGVKLLRIRDNGHGIAKDDLALALSRHATSKIITLDDLEAVGSLGFRGEALASISSVTRLTLTSREQNAKEAWQVTAEGRDMVASVSPAAHPTGTTIEVRDLFFNTPARRKFLRTEKTEFSHLEETVKRLALSRYDVGFTLRHNGKVIHALRPASRPIDREKRVASLLNPTFMDSSVHIEREAAGLNLQGWVGLPTFSRSQGDMQYFFVNGRVVRDKLVVHAIKQAYRDVLYHGRHPAFVLYLWLDPKLVDVNVHPTKHEVRFRDGRLVHDFLFRTLHKALADVRPDAQLPPGGRLEDAGQQSQSLSQQSAPASGVEAGEFSEQTRLNWQAAPSQAGKVSPSGYQTAYSSGNATQNTVTQSAVAEQLQAYQTLAQPLEGAQPFPMTQALTETDNEDVPPLGFAIAQLHGIYILAQNAQGMVVVDMHAAHERITYERLKLAVDEQGIHSQPLLVPETLAVSEREADAAEQYSEEFKRLGVELARVGPESILIRQIPVLLQQANAAQLITDMLSDLMEHGSSDRILAFRNEVLSTMACHGSVRANRKLTLPEMNALLRDMEATERSGQCNHGRPTWTQMTMPELDKLFLRGR; translated from the coding sequence ATGACTTCGCGAATCCACTTATTATCCCCCCGTTTAGCTAACCAGATTGCCGCTGGAGAGGTGGTGGAGCGCCCGGCGAATATTGTTAAAGAGCTGGTTGAGAATTCACTCGATGCCGGTGCCGACCGGATTGAAATTGATGCGGAGCAGGGTGGCGTTAAGTTATTACGCATTCGTGATAATGGCCACGGTATTGCCAAAGACGATTTGGCGCTGGCGCTGAGTCGCCATGCCACCAGTAAAATAATTACCCTGGATGATCTCGAAGCCGTTGGCAGTTTGGGTTTTCGTGGTGAAGCACTCGCCAGTATCAGCTCGGTGACGCGATTAACGCTAACCTCACGTGAGCAAAATGCAAAAGAAGCCTGGCAGGTAACCGCAGAAGGGCGCGATATGGTGGCCAGCGTGTCACCAGCTGCGCATCCAACGGGCACCACCATTGAGGTGCGGGATTTATTTTTTAATACCCCGGCGCGGCGTAAATTTTTACGCACCGAAAAAACCGAGTTTTCCCATCTGGAAGAAACGGTAAAACGTCTGGCACTCAGCCGTTACGATGTAGGATTTACCCTGCGCCATAACGGCAAAGTCATTCATGCCTTGCGCCCGGCAAGTCGCCCGATTGATCGTGAAAAACGGGTGGCGTCGTTATTAAATCCCACCTTTATGGACAGCTCGGTGCATATTGAGCGTGAAGCCGCAGGCTTAAACCTGCAAGGCTGGGTGGGGCTACCAACCTTCTCTCGTTCACAGGGGGATATGCAATATTTCTTTGTGAATGGCCGTGTGGTGCGCGATAAACTGGTGGTTCATGCCATTAAACAAGCCTATCGCGATGTGCTGTATCACGGGCGTCATCCGGCGTTTGTGTTGTATTTATGGCTCGATCCGAAGCTGGTGGATGTCAATGTTCATCCAACCAAACACGAAGTGCGTTTTCGTGATGGTCGTTTGGTGCACGACTTTTTATTCCGTACCCTGCATAAAGCATTAGCGGATGTACGCCCGGATGCTCAGCTACCTCCTGGAGGGCGATTAGAAGATGCAGGGCAACAGAGCCAGAGTTTGTCACAACAGAGTGCTCCGGCCAGCGGTGTGGAAGCTGGCGAGTTCAGTGAACAAACCCGATTAAATTGGCAGGCGGCGCCGTCTCAGGCTGGCAAGGTTTCTCCATCCGGTTATCAGACTGCTTATTCGTCTGGCAATGCCACTCAAAACACGGTTACTCAATCCGCCGTGGCAGAGCAATTACAGGCTTATCAAACCTTGGCTCAGCCTCTCGAAGGTGCGCAGCCCTTTCCAATGACACAGGCATTGACGGAAACTGACAATGAGGATGTACCGCCTCTGGGGTTTGCGATTGCGCAGCTGCATGGCATTTATATTCTTGCGCAGAATGCACAAGGCATGGTGGTGGTTGATATGCACGCGGCACACGAACGCATCACCTACGAACGCTTAAAACTGGCGGTGGATGAACAGGGGATTCACAGTCAGCCGTTGCTGGTGCCGGAAACTCTGGCGGTGAGTGAGCGTGAAGCGGATGCGGCGGAGCAATACAGTGAAGAATTCAAACGCCTTGGCGTTGAGCTGGCTCGGGTTGGCCCGGAAAGCATTTTGATTCGACAAATCCCGGTGTTGTTGCAACAGGCCAACGCCGCACAGCTGATTACCGATATGTTGTCGGATCTGATGGAGCACGGTAGCTCCGACCGTATTCTGGCCTTCCGCAATGAAGTGTTATCCACCATGGCTTGCCATGGCTCGGTACGTGCGAATCGTAAACTAACCCTGCCCGAGATGAACGCGCTGTTGCGTGATATGGAAGCCACCGAGCGCAGCGGTCAGTGTAATCATGGCCGACCAACCTGGACGCAAATGACGATGCCAGAATTAGATAAATTATTCTTGAGAGGCCGCTGA
- a CDS encoding DNA-3-methyladenine glycosylase I: protein MNNVIKCQWSTKTELEEAYHDTEWGVPVFDDTLLFELLSLELCQSGLSWHTILKKREGYRNAFEQFNIAKVAIYNDDHIAQLVTDENIVRHKAKITAIINNAAAILKVQQEFGSFSGYLWGFVNHQPIVNGWQQESEVPASTPLSDQISKDLKKRGFKFLGSTTVYAFLQAVGIVNDHIQTCFRFKPCCEAIPEDSPVS, encoded by the coding sequence ATGAATAACGTAATCAAATGCCAATGGTCTACCAAAACCGAATTGGAGGAAGCCTACCACGATACCGAATGGGGCGTTCCGGTGTTTGACGACACCTTGCTATTCGAGTTGTTATCGCTGGAGCTGTGCCAGTCTGGGCTAAGTTGGCACACCATTTTGAAAAAGCGTGAAGGATACAGAAACGCATTTGAGCAATTTAATATCGCCAAAGTCGCAATCTATAACGACGACCATATCGCCCAACTGGTAACAGATGAAAACATCGTTCGCCATAAAGCCAAAATCACAGCCATCATCAATAACGCTGCTGCAATACTAAAAGTCCAGCAGGAATTTGGCAGCTTCTCAGGCTATCTGTGGGGCTTTGTTAATCACCAGCCCATTGTTAATGGCTGGCAGCAAGAAAGTGAGGTGCCTGCCTCAACACCATTGTCTGACCAAATCAGCAAAGATTTAAAAAAGCGTGGGTTTAAATTCTTGGGCAGCACAACGGTGTATGCGTTTTTACAGGCAGTTGGAATCGTGAATGATCATATTCAAACGTGCTTTCGCTTTAAACCATGCTGTGAGGCTATTCCGGAAGATAGCCCGGTATCGTAA
- a CDS encoding N-acetylmuramoyl-L-alanine amidase, producing the protein MILRPFFFFALVLLSAVSTADIKDVRIWQSPENTRLVFDLTEPSEHKIFTLDKPHRVVIDLMNAKSRIDVAKVDTANTSVSAIRSGKRNKNDLRIVLDIKQSLSHEKTSAKSFPLKPNKKYPYHRLVVDLERKKSVQSIVAPVKQVHETGSSQRNIIIAIDAGHGGEDPGAIGPGRIYEKRVVLAIAKELEKLLKKEPGFQPFMVRTGDYYIGLRERTAKARKANADFFVSIHADAFKHPSAHGSSVFVLSERGATSEAARWLADKENESDLIGGVSLEDKEDHLAMTLLDLSMTAKRNSSVQIGSGILKQMGKVSRLHKKQVEEAAFVVLKAPDMPALLVETGFISNPGEAKKLSGRNYQKKMANAIFTGIKQYFRSHPPRGTLLAAQLDGKVTKPVKTTQSKNSPKKRSKTYVVRSGDTLSGIAVKNRVAMADIRRLNKLKSDNVWVGQKLKIPAS; encoded by the coding sequence ATGATTTTACGACCATTTTTCTTTTTTGCTCTGGTTTTATTATCGGCTGTTTCGACAGCAGATATTAAAGATGTGCGTATCTGGCAATCTCCGGAAAATACCCGTTTGGTATTCGATCTGACGGAACCGTCGGAGCATAAAATTTTCACCCTGGATAAACCGCACCGGGTTGTGATTGATTTAATGAATGCTAAAAGTCGTATCGACGTTGCCAAAGTCGATACGGCTAATACTTCTGTCAGCGCTATTCGTTCTGGCAAACGCAATAAAAACGACTTGCGTATTGTACTGGATATTAAACAGTCCCTGAGCCATGAAAAAACCAGCGCAAAAAGCTTTCCACTAAAACCCAATAAAAAATACCCATACCATCGACTGGTGGTGGACCTGGAGCGTAAAAAATCGGTTCAATCGATCGTGGCTCCGGTGAAACAAGTCCATGAAACCGGCTCCAGCCAGCGTAATATTATTATTGCGATTGATGCTGGTCACGGTGGTGAAGATCCGGGTGCCATTGGCCCAGGGAGAATTTACGAAAAACGTGTGGTGTTGGCCATCGCCAAAGAGCTGGAAAAATTATTAAAAAAAGAGCCGGGTTTTCAACCGTTTATGGTGCGCACCGGCGATTATTATATTGGCTTAAGAGAACGAACGGCCAAAGCCCGTAAAGCCAATGCTGATTTTTTTGTGTCGATACATGCCGATGCCTTTAAACACCCGAGCGCTCATGGTTCTTCGGTCTTTGTGTTGTCAGAACGTGGCGCCACCAGTGAAGCGGCACGCTGGCTGGCGGATAAAGAAAATGAATCCGATTTAATTGGTGGTGTTAGCCTGGAAGATAAAGAAGACCACCTGGCGATGACACTACTAGACTTATCCATGACCGCTAAGCGAAATTCCAGCGTGCAGATAGGCTCGGGTATTCTGAAACAAATGGGTAAGGTGTCACGGTTACATAAGAAACAGGTCGAAGAAGCGGCATTTGTGGTCTTAAAAGCACCGGATATGCCGGCGCTGTTGGTGGAAACCGGTTTTATTTCCAATCCGGGCGAAGCGAAAAAACTATCCGGGCGGAATTATCAGAAAAAAATGGCGAATGCGATCTTTACCGGTATAAAACAGTATTTCCGTTCACACCCTCCGCGTGGCACCTTATTAGCGGCACAACTTGATGGCAAGGTTACTAAACCAGTTAAAACGACTCAGTCCAAAAACTCGCCCAAAAAACGTTCAAAAACCTATGTTGTGCGCAGTGGTGATACCTTATCTGGTATTGCTGTGAAAAATCGCGTAGCGATGGCTGATATTCGTCGTTTGAATAAATTAAAGTCCGACAATGTTTGGGTTGGACAAAAATTAAAAATTCCTGCCTCATAA
- a CDS encoding ATP phosphoribosyltransferase regulatory subunit — protein MTRADRWLLPDGIDEVLPPQARQIEVLRRHLLDLLDHWGYDMVIPPALEYLDSLLTGTGKDLDLRTFKVTDQLSGRMMGLSADTTPQVARIDAHSLAPEGVSRLAYCRTVFHAKAPSLLASRTPTQIGAELYGEAGVAADVEIISLMVAMIEKSGINNIHLDLGHVGVFRALAEKAGISAEQQNALFDLLKLKCASDLDAWADREISDAKLNEAFKLLTRLQGDRKLLDESIARLAELVPETSAELQHIQRVTDQLAMRFPNTPFYFDLTELRGYDYHTGLVFAAYVPGYGDAVAQGGRYDETGAVFGRARPATGFSADLKVLARFGAVDAGDKQTVVAPSSDDPQLWIKIQQLREQGYRVLVQLNAETIPADQALQCQDGQWQLVNA, from the coding sequence ATGACACGCGCTGACCGTTGGCTATTGCCGGATGGTATTGATGAAGTGTTGCCGCCTCAGGCGCGACAAATCGAGGTTTTACGTCGTCATCTGCTCGATTTGCTCGATCATTGGGGTTACGACATGGTGATCCCACCAGCCTTGGAATACCTGGATTCCCTGTTAACCGGTACCGGCAAAGATCTCGATTTACGCACCTTTAAGGTAACGGATCAGTTATCGGGCCGGATGATGGGTCTGAGTGCGGATACCACGCCTCAGGTTGCCCGCATCGATGCGCACAGCCTAGCGCCAGAAGGCGTAAGCCGTTTGGCCTATTGTCGTACGGTGTTCCATGCGAAGGCGCCGTCTTTATTAGCCAGCCGCACGCCCACTCAGATTGGTGCTGAGCTGTATGGTGAAGCGGGTGTCGCGGCGGATGTCGAAATCATCAGCTTAATGGTGGCGATGATTGAAAAATCCGGCATCAACAATATTCATCTGGATCTTGGTCATGTGGGTGTTTTCCGTGCTCTGGCTGAAAAAGCCGGTATCAGTGCAGAACAACAAAATGCATTGTTTGATCTGTTGAAGCTGAAGTGTGCATCGGATCTGGATGCCTGGGCAGATCGTGAAATCAGCGATGCCAAGCTGAACGAAGCCTTTAAATTGCTGACGCGCCTGCAGGGCGATCGTAAGCTGCTGGACGAATCCATTGCGCGTCTTGCGGAGCTGGTGCCGGAAACCTCGGCTGAGTTACAGCATATTCAACGTGTTACCGACCAGCTGGCGATGCGTTTCCCGAACACGCCATTCTATTTTGATTTAACCGAACTGCGTGGTTACGACTACCACACAGGTCTGGTGTTTGCGGCGTATGTTCCGGGTTATGGTGATGCCGTGGCTCAGGGTGGCCGTTACGATGAAACCGGTGCGGTATTTGGCCGAGCGCGTCCGGCGACAGGATTCAGTGCTGACTTAAAAGTATTGGCACGTTTTGGTGCGGTGGATGCCGGAGACAAACAAACCGTTGTAGCGCCAAGTAGCGACGATCCGCAGTTATGGATCAAAATCCAGCAGTTACGCGAGCAAGGTTACCGTGTGCTGGTACAACTAAACGCAGAAACGATCCCGGCGGATCAGGCTCTGCAATGTCAGGATGGCCAGTGGCAGCTGGTTAACGCCTGA
- a CDS encoding addiction module protein, whose product MTDALKSILASIDELTMQEKAVAAHKLLVALDDHAQDHSDQQWYELAQQRLQEVKEGAVETVAWTDLKYRLEKR is encoded by the coding sequence ATGACTGATGCTTTAAAATCAATACTTGCTTCGATCGATGAGCTGACTATGCAGGAAAAAGCGGTCGCGGCTCATAAGTTACTGGTAGCGCTGGATGATCATGCTCAAGATCATTCTGATCAGCAATGGTACGAGTTGGCTCAACAGCGATTGCAAGAAGTTAAAGAAGGTGCGGTTGAAACAGTTGCCTGGACTGACCTTAAGTACAGGCTTGAAAAACGTTGA
- the hflX gene encoding ribosome rescue GTPase HflX, with translation MFFERPTNNSEHQQRAETAILVHIDFPEGVNREDLNEFRELVISAGAEPLDLITAKRSTPDPKTFIGLGKVDEIREMLQLYDCQLVMFNHSLSPSQERNLEKALECRVVDRTGLILDIFAQRARTHEGKLQVELAQLQHQSTRLVRGWTHLERQQGGIGSRGAGESQLETDRRLVRNRVSQIHKRLEKVRAQRDQGRRARQRSSIPTVAIVGYTNAGKSTLFNALTTSEVYAADQLFATLDPTLRRHQVDDIGEVVLADTVGFIRHLPHKLVEAFRATLQEAADADLLMHVIDCAAEERDSNIEQVELVLAEIEADEVPQLRVYNKIDLLEHGEARIDRDDQGNPTAVWLSAREREGFELLNQAIAELLGEDLFAEEICLKPADAKLRAMLYDMGAIREERYADNGDMLLQIRMQRQDFRRALARSGLDEQRFLPQAKEVWE, from the coding sequence TTGTTCTTTGAACGGCCCACGAATAACTCCGAACACCAACAGCGCGCAGAAACCGCGATCTTGGTGCACATTGATTTTCCCGAAGGCGTCAATCGCGAAGACTTAAATGAATTCCGCGAACTGGTCATTTCTGCCGGAGCTGAGCCGCTGGATCTGATCACGGCTAAGCGTTCTACGCCGGACCCAAAAACCTTTATCGGGCTGGGTAAAGTGGATGAAATCCGCGAGATGTTACAGCTCTACGATTGTCAGCTGGTGATGTTTAACCACAGCTTATCGCCCAGTCAGGAGCGTAACCTGGAAAAAGCGCTGGAGTGTCGGGTGGTGGATCGGACTGGCCTGATTCTCGATATTTTTGCTCAGCGTGCCCGCACACATGAGGGTAAGTTGCAGGTCGAACTGGCGCAGTTGCAGCATCAGTCGACACGCTTAGTACGTGGCTGGACGCACTTAGAGCGTCAACAAGGGGGGATTGGCTCCCGGGGTGCCGGTGAATCGCAGCTGGAAACCGACCGTCGTTTGGTGCGTAATCGTGTCAGCCAAATTCATAAACGCTTGGAAAAGGTGCGGGCGCAACGGGATCAGGGGCGTCGCGCACGGCAGCGTTCTTCTATTCCGACGGTGGCCATTGTCGGTTATACCAACGCTGGCAAATCCACCTTGTTTAATGCCTTAACCACCTCCGAGGTATATGCCGCCGATCAGCTGTTTGCCACACTGGACCCAACCCTGCGCCGCCATCAGGTCGATGATATTGGTGAGGTGGTGCTGGCCGATACGGTAGGATTTATCCGTCACTTACCCCACAAATTGGTGGAAGCGTTTCGTGCTACTTTGCAGGAAGCCGCCGATGCCGATTTGTTGATGCATGTGATTGATTGCGCGGCTGAAGAACGTGACTCCAATATTGAGCAGGTTGAACTGGTACTGGCAGAAATTGAAGCCGATGAAGTGCCACAATTACGGGTCTACAACAAAATTGACTTGTTGGAACATGGTGAGGCCCGTATTGATCGCGATGACCAGGGTAACCCAACCGCCGTGTGGCTGTCGGCACGAGAACGTGAAGGCTTTGAGCTGTTAAATCAGGCCATTGCTGAACTGTTGGGAGAAGACCTGTTCGCCGAAGAAATCTGTTTGAAGCCTGCCGATGCCAAACTGCGCGCTATGCTGTATGACATGGGTGCTATCCGTGAAGAGCGTTATGCCGACAATGGCGATATGTTGCTGCAAATCCGTATGCAACGTCAGGACTTTCGTCGTGCTCTGGCGCGCTCCGGGCTGGATGAGCAACGCTTTTTACCTCAAGCAAAAGAAGTATGGGAATGA
- the hfq gene encoding RNA chaperone Hfq, with protein MSKGHSLQDPYLNQLRKERIPVSIFLVNGIKLQGQIESFDQFVILLKNTVSQMVYKHAISTVVPSRNVRMAPADTGAEGGEE; from the coding sequence ATGTCAAAAGGGCACTCTTTACAAGACCCTTATCTGAACCAACTGCGCAAAGAGCGTATTCCGGTTTCCATCTTTCTGGTGAACGGTATTAAGTTGCAAGGTCAGATTGAATCGTTCGACCAGTTTGTAATTCTGCTGAAAAATACCGTTAGCCAAATGGTGTATAAGCACGCAATTTCCACGGTTGTACCTTCTCGTAACGTGCGTATGGCACCGGCAGACACGGGTGCTGAAGGCGGCGAAGAATAA
- the hflK gene encoding FtsH protease activity modulator HflK, protein MAWNEPGGNGPKDPWGNNSGNDRGNNGGNNRGPNNNRGGNQPPDLDEAIQQLMKKLNGFFGGNGGGNNRKNQNNGAGGMFGIAAAILVVMLGFNSVYTLDEQERGVVLRLGEYLKTEQPGLRFKIPLVDSVIPVNTTKVREAEIKERMLTEDENIVEVELNAQYRVVDPVSFALRVEAPERTLLSAAESALRHEVGSTAMDPILTTGRAELAEKVQLRLQDYLERYATGMVLTNVNIKDARPPAQVKAAFDDVQKAKQDKERFINESEAYANSIVPEARGRAQRQLEEASAYKERIIARAEGEAARFDNLYSEYKKAPKVTRERLYIESVTEVYNNASKVMVDVDGGNNMMYLPLDQIIKNMPAQANTSGGISDNDISRLTDRVLNEVRARQNSSSSSRRGEGR, encoded by the coding sequence ATGGCCTGGAATGAGCCTGGCGGTAACGGCCCCAAAGATCCTTGGGGTAATAATAGCGGTAATGATCGCGGCAACAACGGTGGTAATAACCGTGGTCCAAATAACAATCGCGGTGGCAATCAGCCGCCAGATCTGGATGAAGCGATTCAGCAATTAATGAAAAAGCTGAACGGTTTTTTTGGTGGTAATGGTGGCGGCAATAACCGCAAAAACCAGAATAACGGTGCTGGTGGTATGTTTGGTATCGCTGCAGCCATTCTGGTGGTGATGCTGGGCTTTAACTCGGTTTACACCCTGGACGAACAGGAACGTGGTGTTGTACTGCGTTTAGGGGAATACCTGAAGACCGAGCAGCCGGGTTTACGCTTTAAGATTCCTCTGGTTGATAGCGTGATTCCGGTTAACACCACCAAGGTGCGGGAAGCGGAAATCAAAGAGCGTATGTTGACCGAAGACGAAAATATCGTCGAAGTAGAATTAAATGCGCAATACCGTGTGGTTGATCCGGTTTCTTTTGCCCTGCGTGTTGAAGCTCCGGAGCGTACGTTATTGTCTGCTGCTGAAAGTGCACTGCGTCATGAAGTGGGTTCCACTGCAATGGACCCGATTCTGACGACGGGTCGTGCAGAGCTGGCTGAAAAAGTTCAGCTGCGTTTACAGGATTATTTAGAGCGTTACGCGACCGGCATGGTGCTGACCAATGTGAACATCAAAGACGCGCGTCCACCGGCTCAGGTGAAAGCGGCGTTCGACGACGTGCAAAAAGCGAAACAGGATAAAGAACGTTTTATTAACGAATCCGAAGCGTATGCCAACTCGATTGTTCCGGAAGCGCGTGGTCGTGCTCAGCGCCAATTAGAAGAAGCATCGGCTTACAAAGAACGTATTATTGCTCGCGCTGAAGGTGAAGCGGCACGTTTCGACAATCTGTACAGCGAATACAAAAAAGCACCCAAAGTGACCCGTGAGCGTCTGTATATTGAGTCGGTTACGGAAGTGTATAACAACGCCAGCAAGGTGATGGTGGATGTTGATGGTGGCAACAATATGATGTACCTGCCGTTGGATCAGATCATCAAAAATATGCCAGCACAGGCCAACACTTCTGGAGGTATCTCGGATAATGATATCTCTCGCCTGACCGACCGTGTGTTAAATGAAGTACGCGCACGTCAGAATTCATCGTCATCATCTCGTCGTGGGGAGGGCCGCTAA
- a CDS encoding type II toxin-antitoxin system RelE/ParE family toxin, whose translation MKPVNFHKDVEVEITTAIDWYDAQSEGLGERFLAELNRAVVSIQKNPAAWPEVSFQIRRYVFANFPFSLVYSDLGDSLLVLAVMHNRRKPGYWQYRQQ comes from the coding sequence TTGAAACCGGTAAACTTCCACAAGGATGTAGAAGTTGAAATCACTACCGCCATTGACTGGTATGATGCTCAGTCTGAAGGGCTGGGGGAGCGGTTTCTGGCCGAGTTAAACCGGGCTGTTGTGAGTATTCAGAAAAATCCAGCGGCTTGGCCTGAAGTATCGTTCCAAATCCGGCGTTATGTGTTTGCTAACTTTCCCTTCTCATTGGTTTACTCCGACTTAGGAGATTCATTGTTAGTGCTGGCCGTGATGCACAATCGTCGTAAACCGGGCTACTGGCAATATCGCCAACAATAG
- the miaA gene encoding tRNA (adenosine(37)-N6)-dimethylallyltransferase MiaA, whose product MNEILNKELPPAIFLMGPTASGKTALALELVEKYPCEIISVDSALVYKGMDIGTAKPDAEMLKRAPHRLIDLIDPAESYSAANFREDALREMAEITAAGKVPLLVGGTMMYFKFLRDGAAELPKADEAVRERLLAEGLEHGWPYMHQRLAEVDQESAARLKPMDSQRIQRALEVYEVSGKTLTQHWAEQDAAPLPYQVVNLAVCPPERKQLHERIAIRFRQMLNEGFIDEVRGLFQRDDLHPELPSIRAVGYRQAWDYLEGETTYEEMEERGIIATRQLAKRQITWLRSWPDLHWLDTNDPKLLQSALKILQANAIFSASS is encoded by the coding sequence ATGAATGAAATATTAAATAAAGAACTGCCTCCGGCGATTTTTCTGATGGGGCCAACCGCTTCTGGCAAAACTGCTTTGGCTCTGGAGCTGGTGGAAAAATACCCGTGCGAAATCATCAGTGTTGACTCAGCGTTGGTGTACAAAGGCATGGATATTGGTACAGCCAAGCCGGATGCCGAGATGTTGAAGCGTGCGCCACATCGCCTGATTGACTTAATCGACCCGGCTGAAAGCTACTCCGCGGCGAATTTCCGTGAAGACGCCTTGCGTGAAATGGCCGAAATCACAGCCGCAGGCAAGGTGCCGCTGCTGGTGGGCGGCACCATGATGTATTTTAAGTTTTTACGCGATGGCGCTGCGGAGCTGCCCAAGGCGGATGAAGCAGTGCGTGAACGTTTGCTGGCAGAAGGGCTGGAACACGGCTGGCCATATATGCATCAGCGTCTGGCTGAGGTTGATCAAGAATCTGCCGCACGTCTGAAACCGATGGATTCACAGCGGATTCAGCGTGCTTTAGAAGTGTACGAGGTGTCGGGTAAAACCCTGACCCAACATTGGGCGGAGCAGGATGCCGCACCCTTACCGTATCAGGTGGTCAATCTGGCCGTTTGCCCGCCAGAACGAAAACAGCTGCATGAGCGTATTGCGATTCGTTTTCGTCAGATGCTGAATGAAGGCTTTATCGATGAAGTTCGTGGCTTATTCCAACGCGACGATTTACATCCGGAGTTACCGTCGATTCGGGCGGTGGGTTACCGTCAGGCGTGGGATTACCTCGAAGGAGAGACGACCTACGAGGAAATGGAAGAACGCGGCATTATTGCCACCCGTCAATTAGCCAAACGTCAGATCACCTGGCTGAGAAGTTGGCCCGATTTGCACTGGTTGGACACAAATGACCCAAAACTTCTGCAAAGTGCCTTGAAAATACTGCAAGCGAACGCCATATTTAGCGCATCGTCCTGA